The segment TTggaataaatagaataaaatggaTTTTTATTGGTACGACCTGACCTATTATCAGAAATCAATTCTGAACCTGACGGATAATTTCTTTTTCTGATATTAAAAATATGAGATTTCATTAAGTCGATTCTTAGGATGTCTCGAATCAGACCATTTGTCTGTGCCAGCGTCTATGCTGGTTATCACCCGCCTTTTTCCTCTCATCTTTTGTGGGTATTTTTGTTGTCTTTACAAGTTGTGCTGGACAGACAACGGTGCTTATCGTTCGCTAAAACTCCAccggccactagtaatttttCTTGGAAATTGGATGGCTCTTTGTCAACTTCTTAATATGTTTCTGTTTTGAgagtattttaaaataataaatgatttcacgtATCGATTTAGATTCATGTTGTCTTAAATATTATatgttttttctttgtttttccatTGTTTAATAAGTCTTTAGTTTTTGAAGTTTTGATCTGTTATTGTAGCACGTTTTTTAGTTTTGCTTATGCTAATAttagttttacaagtgattttaaGGATGATTTTGTTGTCGTCCTCTCTAGTTTGGTTAATGCTCAATTCTTTTATCGATTTTTGCTCGCCGCTTTGGATCATccaagtttgattttcttatCGTATTAAGTGTTTGCGATCACTCTAGATACGTCGTACCTGAGTTGTGATAAAGCTAATTATCAACGTGTCATAATATTTTATCAATGTTGAGGCTAAATCCTTTATTGTATTGATGGAGCTTGTCATTTACTATCTACAACAaatatttactatttttttctttgaattatatgattttatttattaaatgaattaatgaattaaaCTAAGTATTAAGGAAAAGCTTTATATATAAAGATAATAATTTCACGTCaatatgaatttttaatattgaaaaattattttaagaaaaattcatATCAAAGCAAGTAATTaactattttaattatttcaactaatgaatgatataaaaataaaaagagataAGGTTAAATTCTCAATTTGAGCTATAGGAGGAGTATTTCTTTGttttgagtttttcttttaaCCATAAGTGAATTAGTCAAAAATTTAACCATATGGAGAGTGGTATATATATGAAATAGTGACAGAATGGAGGGTAGCCCAAAATCTGAAAACGCCGACCAGAGCAGAGCAGAGAGAGAACGAGCGAGAGAATGGGGAAGCCACTTGGATCAACAGGGGAATTCTTCAAGAGGAGGGACGAGTGGAGGAAGCATCCGATGCTCAGCAATCAGCTCCGCCACGCCACCCCTGGCCTAGGCATCGCCCTCGTTGCCTTTGGCATTTATCTGGTCGGGGAGCAGGTCTACAACAGGATTTATGCTCCTTCCTCCTCTCATCATCACCAACAACAATCTTCTTCTCACTCCCATTGAGATCAGGTCTTCCCTTTGTCCCCTTTCTATCGCTTCTGCGGTTTCCTTCCCTCTATCATTATACTTTGGGATTGAGATCAGGTCTACTCACTAGATTCGACTCGGATGCTCTACGGTTTGATAATCGAATTTGTTATCCAGATTTGGGTTTTTATCCTTTAGATGAAAGATCTATGCTTTTGCAATTTTTACATTTGATGGTGGATAAAAAAAAACGTTCTCTCAATTTTACGTTCTGGAACTAGCTATAATCGTTTTCTTTCTTAAAAAAAATCTTGTATTGATTTTGCTATTTATGTAAAATTTGAGCCATTTTCACCTCTTCACTTTGAATCTTAACCTAATTCAACCTATTCCATGTGTGAGAATTATGTGGTTCTTAAAATATTAGGGCATTAGGTTATTGCAATCATGTAAACCGGTTCATGGTTTTGAAACTTTGGAAATATATTAATGGCCAATACCACAGCGTAGGTGTTTTCTTCTTAGTTTATATTTCTGTCACCATTAGACAATGAGTTTGATGCTTACGTTTTGGGGTCTAGAGTGATTTTGGAATCTAAATAGGGGAATTCGTTGCTGCAACTGGTTGTCTGTTGGTAGTGTTACTTCTTCTAAAATTGTATAATTTGTGTAAGCTATATTGCATATTTAATTCACAGAAAGCTTTGTCTAATATGTTGTTTGCCATTGAAGGCATTGACACTAAACTTGTTCTTAAAAGCCACTGCTACTTTTCCCAGTGTTTGAAATGGCTGTTTAATCCATATTCCATGGATGGCTGATCTGGGATATCTGTTAGGGTTCTGTAAAGTTAGTATAAGAGTGAAATTATTATCATCctaattaaaatgattaattacaCTGAAGCCTGTCAAACTTAGAATAATTTCATTTTCATCCCTGACCTTTCAAAATTTCACTTGTTGCAATTTTCATCTTGAACATTG is part of the Gossypium arboreum isolate Shixiya-1 chromosome 5, ASM2569848v2, whole genome shotgun sequence genome and harbors:
- the LOC108450120 gene encoding NADH dehydrogenase [ubiquinone] 1 beta subcomplex subunit 3-B; its protein translation is MGKPLGSTGEFFKRRDEWRKHPMLSNQLRHATPGLGIALVAFGIYLVGEQVYNRIYAPSSSHHHQQQSSSHSH